One window from the genome of Phocoena phocoena chromosome 15, mPhoPho1.1, whole genome shotgun sequence encodes:
- the CTCFL gene encoding transcriptional repressor CTCFL isoform X2: MAGTEISVPPEQFTKSKEPELITEKALEEEEEGVCRARAHPSSEELEAESTHGALQAKIPGDELELLLAIREEGEKHILTLQTVHLTSEDAELQDLAPQRQEEVQEEVYLLQEVEVMQLHVLEEKVTGASEGSRCAVSLAESCGSIKLMKGQEEEQLLAEGGSSEETEGQFSLLEVRPGDEGRVEIVLTISPLNIEKPALGQAHAEEANATESQKKTKEVKRTFHCDICTFTSSRISSLNRHMKTHTNEKPYTCHLCLKAFRTVTILRNHINTHTGTRPYKCDDCDMAFVTSGERARHRRYKHTHEKPFKCSMCAYASVEASKLKRHIRSHTGERPFQCHLCSYAGKDAYKVKRHMRTHSGERPYECHVCHARFTQRGTMKIHVLQKHGENVPKYQCPHCDTVTARKSDLRVHLLKLHTYEAAEMKCRYCSAVFHERYALVQHQKTHKNEKRFKCEHCSYACKQKRHMAVHIRTHTGEKPFACLSCNRRFQQKQLLNVHVKKYHDTTFVPTVYRCPRCGKGYSRLNNMQRHLKKCGSRREKPTTSEKGRRTKMRKPTIPKEAAEEDEAAAEEASLVSGEQYPGGLVPIDFGEATAGGEDPDEDMTCEMILAMMEK, translated from the exons ATGGCAGGGACCGAGATCTCTGTCCCTCCGGAGCAGTTCACCAAAAGCAAAGAACCAGAGTTGATAACAGAAAAAgccctggaggaggaagaagaaggggtgTGCAGAGCGAGGGCACACCCAAGCTCTGAAGAGTTAGAGGCCGAGAGCACCCACGGGGCCCTCCAGGCCAAGATCCCAGGGGACGAGCTGGAGCTCCTGCTGGCCATCCGGGAGGAGGGCGAGAAGCACATCCTGACCCTGCAGACGGTGCACTTGACCTCGGAAGATGCAGAGCTGCAGGACCTGGCACCACAGCGCCAGGAAGAGGTGCAG GAGGAGGTGTACCTGCTGCAGGAGGTGGAGGTGATGCAGTTGCATGTTCTGGAGGAGAAAGTGACCGGGGCCAGTGAAGGCAGTAGGTGTGCAGTGAGCCTGGCAGAAAGCTGTGGATCTATAAAG CTTATGAAAGGTCAGGAAGAGGAACAGCTGCTGGCTGAAGGTGGATCCAGTGAAGAAACAGAAGGGCAGTTTTCTCTTCTGGAAGTGAGACCAGGAGATGAAGGAAGAGTTGAAATTGTTCTGACAATTTCACCCTTAAATATTGAGAAACCTGCGCTGGGTCAAGCACATGCTGAAGAAGCCAACGCTACAGAAAgtcaaaaaaagacaaagg AAGTAAAACGAACCTTCCACTGTGACATCTGCACATTCACCTCTTCTAGAATTTCGAGTTTGAATCGTCATATGAAAACTCACACCAATGAAAAGCCCTATACGTGTCACCTTTGCCTGAAAGCTTTCCGTACTGTTACTATCCTTCGGAATCATATCAACACCCATACAG GAACCAGGCCCTACAAGTGTGATGACTGTGACATGGCATTTGTCACCAGTGGAGAACGTGCCCGACACAGACGTTATAAACACACTCACGAGAAGCCCtttaaatgttccatgtgcgcgTACGCTAGCGTAGAG GCAAGTAAACTGAAGCGCCACATCCGTTCGCACACGGGCGAACGCCCCTTTCAGTGCCATCTCTGTAGCTACGCCGGCAAAGACGCCTACAAGGTGAAACGGCACATGAGGACGCATTCCG GTGAGAGGCCCTACGAATGCCACGTCTGCCACGCACGCTTCACCCAGAGGGGGACCATGAAGATACACGTCCTGCAGAAGCACGGCGAGAACGTCCCCAAGTACCAGTGCCCGCATTGTGACACCGTCACTGCAAGGAAGAGCGACCTGC GTGTCCATTTGCTCAAGCTGCATACGTACGAAGCTGCAGAGATGAAGTGCCGCTACTGTTCCGCTGTCTTCCACGAGCGCTATGCTCTCGTTCAGCACCAGAAAACTCACAAAAACGAGAAGAGGTTCAAGTGTGAACACTGCAGCTACGCCTGCAAGCAG AAACGTCATATGGCAGTTCACATACGTAcccacactggagagaagccGTTTGCCTGCCTCTCCTGCAACAGACGTTTCCAACAGAAGCAACTTCTAAACGTGCACGTCAAGAAATACCATGATACAACTTTCGTCCCGACTGTTTACAGATGCCCCAGGTGTGGCAAAGGCTATTCCCGCTTG AATAACATGCAGAGACACCTGAAAAAGTGTGGCTCCAGGCGAGAAAAGCCAACCACCTCGGAAAAAGGAAGACGAACAAAAATGAGGAAGCCGACCATCCCGAAAGAGGCAGCCGAGGAAGACG AAGCCGCTGCCGAGGAGGCCTCCCTGGTGAGCGGAGAGCAGTACCCGGGAGGGCTGGTTCCCATCGACTTCGGAGAAGCCACGGCTGGAGGCGAGGACCCGGATGAAGACATGACCTGTGAGATGATCCTGGCCATGATGGAGAAGTGA
- the CTCFL gene encoding transcriptional repressor CTCFL isoform X3, which translates to MAGTEISVPPEQFTKSKEPELITEKALEEEEEGVCRARAHPSSEELEAESTHGALQAKIPGDELELLLAIREEGEKHILTLQTVHLTSEDAELQDLAPQRQEEVQAGSGLQSWVWRGDGSQQSPHPCVTISIQEEVYLLQEVEVMQLHVLEEKVTGASEGSRCAVSLAESCGSIKLMKGQEEEQLLAEGGSSEETEGQFSLLEVRPGDEGRVEIVLTISPLNIEKPALGQAHAEEANATESQKKTKEVKRTFHCDICTFTSSRISSLNRHMKTHTNEKPYTCHLCLKAFRTVTILRNHINTHTGTRPYKCDDCDMAFVTSGERARHRRYKHTHEKPFKCSMCAYASVEASKLKRHIRSHTGERPFQCHLCSYAGKDAYKVKRHMRTHSEATSKRARQEIP; encoded by the exons ATGGCAGGGACCGAGATCTCTGTCCCTCCGGAGCAGTTCACCAAAAGCAAAGAACCAGAGTTGATAACAGAAAAAgccctggaggaggaagaagaaggggtgTGCAGAGCGAGGGCACACCCAAGCTCTGAAGAGTTAGAGGCCGAGAGCACCCACGGGGCCCTCCAGGCCAAGATCCCAGGGGACGAGCTGGAGCTCCTGCTGGCCATCCGGGAGGAGGGCGAGAAGCACATCCTGACCCTGCAGACGGTGCACTTGACCTCGGAAGATGCAGAGCTGCAGGACCTGGCACCACAGCGCCAGGAAGAGGTGCAGGCTGGTAGTGGGCTGCAGTCATGGGTGTGGCGTGGGGACGGGTCCCAGCAGAGCCCGCACCCGTGTGTCACCATTAGCATCCAGGAGGAGGTGTACCTGCTGCAGGAGGTGGAGGTGATGCAGTTGCATGTTCTGGAGGAGAAAGTGACCGGGGCCAGTGAAGGCAGTAGGTGTGCAGTGAGCCTGGCAGAAAGCTGTGGATCTATAAAG CTTATGAAAGGTCAGGAAGAGGAACAGCTGCTGGCTGAAGGTGGATCCAGTGAAGAAACAGAAGGGCAGTTTTCTCTTCTGGAAGTGAGACCAGGAGATGAAGGAAGAGTTGAAATTGTTCTGACAATTTCACCCTTAAATATTGAGAAACCTGCGCTGGGTCAAGCACATGCTGAAGAAGCCAACGCTACAGAAAgtcaaaaaaagacaaagg AAGTAAAACGAACCTTCCACTGTGACATCTGCACATTCACCTCTTCTAGAATTTCGAGTTTGAATCGTCATATGAAAACTCACACCAATGAAAAGCCCTATACGTGTCACCTTTGCCTGAAAGCTTTCCGTACTGTTACTATCCTTCGGAATCATATCAACACCCATACAG GAACCAGGCCCTACAAGTGTGATGACTGTGACATGGCATTTGTCACCAGTGGAGAACGTGCCCGACACAGACGTTATAAACACACTCACGAGAAGCCCtttaaatgttccatgtgcgcgTACGCTAGCGTAGAG GCAAGTAAACTGAAGCGCCACATCCGTTCGCACACGGGCGAACGCCCCTTTCAGTGCCATCTCTGTAGCTACGCCGGCAAAGACGCCTACAAGGTGAAACGGCACATGAGGACGCATTCCG AAGCAACTTCTAAACGTGCACGTCAAGAAATACCATGA
- the CTCFL gene encoding transcriptional repressor CTCFL isoform X1 — MAGTEISVPPEQFTKSKEPELITEKALEEEEEGVCRARAHPSSEELEAESTHGALQAKIPGDELELLLAIREEGEKHILTLQTVHLTSEDAELQDLAPQRQEEVQAGSGLQSWVWRGDGSQQSPHPCVTISIQEEVYLLQEVEVMQLHVLEEKVTGASEGSRCAVSLAESCGSIKEEEQLLAEGGSSEETEGQFSLLEVRPGDEGRVEIVLTISPLNIEKPALGQAHAEEANATESQKKTKEVKRTFHCDICTFTSSRISSLNRHMKTHTNEKPYTCHLCLKAFRTVTILRNHINTHTGTRPYKCDDCDMAFVTSGERARHRRYKHTHEKPFKCSMCAYASVEASKLKRHIRSHTGERPFQCHLCSYAGKDAYKVKRHMRTHSGERPYECHVCHARFTQRGTMKIHVLQKHGENVPKYQCPHCDTVTARKSDLRVHLLKLHTYEAAEMKCRYCSAVFHERYALVQHQKTHKNEKRFKCEHCSYACKQKRHMAVHIRTHTGEKPFACLSCNRRFQQKQLLNVHVKKYHDTTFVPTVYRCPRCGKGYSRLNNMQRHLKKCGSRREKPTTSEKGRRTKMRKPTIPKEAAEEDEAAAEEASLVSGEQYPGGLVPIDFGEATAGGEDPDEDMTCEMILAMMEK; from the exons ATGGCAGGGACCGAGATCTCTGTCCCTCCGGAGCAGTTCACCAAAAGCAAAGAACCAGAGTTGATAACAGAAAAAgccctggaggaggaagaagaaggggtgTGCAGAGCGAGGGCACACCCAAGCTCTGAAGAGTTAGAGGCCGAGAGCACCCACGGGGCCCTCCAGGCCAAGATCCCAGGGGACGAGCTGGAGCTCCTGCTGGCCATCCGGGAGGAGGGCGAGAAGCACATCCTGACCCTGCAGACGGTGCACTTGACCTCGGAAGATGCAGAGCTGCAGGACCTGGCACCACAGCGCCAGGAAGAGGTGCAGGCTGGTAGTGGGCTGCAGTCATGGGTGTGGCGTGGGGACGGGTCCCAGCAGAGCCCGCACCCGTGTGTCACCATTAGCATCCAGGAGGAGGTGTACCTGCTGCAGGAGGTGGAGGTGATGCAGTTGCATGTTCTGGAGGAGAAAGTGACCGGGGCCAGTGAAGGCAGTAGGTGTGCAGTGAGCCTGGCAGAAAGCTGTGGATCTATAAAG GAAGAGGAACAGCTGCTGGCTGAAGGTGGATCCAGTGAAGAAACAGAAGGGCAGTTTTCTCTTCTGGAAGTGAGACCAGGAGATGAAGGAAGAGTTGAAATTGTTCTGACAATTTCACCCTTAAATATTGAGAAACCTGCGCTGGGTCAAGCACATGCTGAAGAAGCCAACGCTACAGAAAgtcaaaaaaagacaaagg AAGTAAAACGAACCTTCCACTGTGACATCTGCACATTCACCTCTTCTAGAATTTCGAGTTTGAATCGTCATATGAAAACTCACACCAATGAAAAGCCCTATACGTGTCACCTTTGCCTGAAAGCTTTCCGTACTGTTACTATCCTTCGGAATCATATCAACACCCATACAG GAACCAGGCCCTACAAGTGTGATGACTGTGACATGGCATTTGTCACCAGTGGAGAACGTGCCCGACACAGACGTTATAAACACACTCACGAGAAGCCCtttaaatgttccatgtgcgcgTACGCTAGCGTAGAG GCAAGTAAACTGAAGCGCCACATCCGTTCGCACACGGGCGAACGCCCCTTTCAGTGCCATCTCTGTAGCTACGCCGGCAAAGACGCCTACAAGGTGAAACGGCACATGAGGACGCATTCCG GTGAGAGGCCCTACGAATGCCACGTCTGCCACGCACGCTTCACCCAGAGGGGGACCATGAAGATACACGTCCTGCAGAAGCACGGCGAGAACGTCCCCAAGTACCAGTGCCCGCATTGTGACACCGTCACTGCAAGGAAGAGCGACCTGC GTGTCCATTTGCTCAAGCTGCATACGTACGAAGCTGCAGAGATGAAGTGCCGCTACTGTTCCGCTGTCTTCCACGAGCGCTATGCTCTCGTTCAGCACCAGAAAACTCACAAAAACGAGAAGAGGTTCAAGTGTGAACACTGCAGCTACGCCTGCAAGCAG AAACGTCATATGGCAGTTCACATACGTAcccacactggagagaagccGTTTGCCTGCCTCTCCTGCAACAGACGTTTCCAACAGAAGCAACTTCTAAACGTGCACGTCAAGAAATACCATGATACAACTTTCGTCCCGACTGTTTACAGATGCCCCAGGTGTGGCAAAGGCTATTCCCGCTTG AATAACATGCAGAGACACCTGAAAAAGTGTGGCTCCAGGCGAGAAAAGCCAACCACCTCGGAAAAAGGAAGACGAACAAAAATGAGGAAGCCGACCATCCCGAAAGAGGCAGCCGAGGAAGACG AAGCCGCTGCCGAGGAGGCCTCCCTGGTGAGCGGAGAGCAGTACCCGGGAGGGCTGGTTCCCATCGACTTCGGAGAAGCCACGGCTGGAGGCGAGGACCCGGATGAAGACATGACCTGTGAGATGATCCTGGCCATGATGGAGAAGTGA